The Halarchaeum grantii nucleotide sequence CGGTCGAGGACCTCGTTCGCGAGCAGCCAGTAGACGACCGAGAGCGCACGACGACCCTTGTTGTTCGTCGGAACGACGAGGTCGACGTTGCTCGTGGAGTTGTTCGAGTCACACATCGCGATCACGGGGATACCGACCGTGATCGCTTCCTTCACCGCCTGGCTGTCGCCGATCGGGTCCGTGACGACCACGACGTCCGGCTCGATGTAGCCGTCGTACTTCGGGTTCGTCAGCGTTCCCGGGATGAAGCGACCCGTCCGGGCGCGCGCGCCGACCGCGTCCGCGAACTTCTCAGCGGGGAAGCGACCGTACTGGCGCGAGGACGTGACCAGGATCTGCTCGGGGTTGTAGTTCTCGAGGAAGTCCGCCGCAGTGCGGATGCGCTCGTCCGTCGTCGAGACGTCGAGCACGTAGAGACCGTCGGTCCGGACGCGGTGAATGAACCGCTCCATGTCCTTGGTCTTCTGCTGCGTGCCGATGTGGACACCCGCGGCCAGGTAATCCTCGACCGGGATGAGGAGGTCGGCTTCCTCGTCGGGCATTACGTCTTCCGTCTGTGCGGCCGTCTCGGGTGCCTCCGTGGCGTCGTCGTCCGCAGACTCCGTCTGCTCGACGTCGACCTCCGCCGTCGTCTCGGACTCCTCGTCCGCGACCTCGGCGGCGTCCTCGGGGGCCTCCTCGAGTTCGGCCTCGCTGTCTTCGTTCTCGCTCATAGTGCCTCGTCCGCGATGCGGATGAGTTCGTTGAGTTTGGCGGTGCGCTCGCCCTGGACCGTCCCCGTCTTGATGAACGGGGCGTCGGTCGCCACGGCGAGGTGTGCGATCGTCGTGTCCTCGGTCTCGCCGCTCCGGTGGCTCACGACCGACTCGTAGCCGTTCCGGGTGGCGAGCTCGATGGCGTCGAAGGCGTCGGAGAGGGTGCCGATCTGGTTCGGCTTGATGAGGATGCTGTTCCCAGCGCCCTCCTCGATGCCGTCCTCCAGACGCTCGACGTTCGTGACGAACAGGTCGTCACCACAGATGAGCGTCCGGTCACCGACGCGGTCGGTGAGCTCGGCGAACGCCTCGTAGGCGTCCTCGTCGAGCGGGTCCTCGACGTACGCGAGGTCGTACTCGTCGACCAGTCCGGCGACGTAGTCGATCTGCTCCTCCGTGGAGCGGACCTCGTCACCGTAGACGTACTCGCCGTCCTCGAAGGTCTCGGCGGCCGCCATGTCGAGGCCGAACTTGATCTCGAAGCCGACCTCGTCCTCGACGGTCTCGACGGCCTCCGCGACGAGTTCGAACGCGTCCGCGTCCGAGATCGGGGGCGCCCACGCGCCCTCGTCGCCCTTCGCCGCGGGCGTGTCGCGCTCCTCGAGCAGGTCGCCGATCTCGGCGTGAACCTGCGCGTTCGCGAAGACCGCGTCCTTCACGCTCGGCGCACCGACCGGTGCGGCGAGGAACTCCTGGATGGCCGTTGCCTCCTGGGCGTGCTCGCCGCCGCCGACGACGTTCCCGAGGGGAACCGGGAAGTTCCCGCCACGGAAGGCGCCGCCGAGATGCTGGTAGAGCGGCGCGCCGAGGACGTCCGCCCCCGCCTTCGCCGCCGCCATGCTGATCGCGACCGCGGAGTTCGCGCCGATCTCCGAGAAGTCCTCGGTGCCGTCGGCTGCACGAAGCGTCTCGTCCACTTCGCGCTGGTCGCCGGCGTAGACGCGACCCTCGAGACGGGGTACCGCGTGCTCGCGGGCCGCCGCGATGGCCTCGTTGACCGGCAGCTCGATGGCTTCGTACTCACCGGTGGACGCCCCGGACGGGGCGGCCGCGCGGCCGAAGCCGCCGGATTCCGTGAGTACGTCCGCTTCCACGGTCTTGTTGCCGCGCGAGTCGAGGACTGCGCGCAGGCGGACGGTTTCGATTCGTGTCACTGTTTCTCCCTCCGGACGGTGAACGGGAGCGCGTTCGCGTCGTACTCCTCGGCGGCGATCAGGATCGGCTCCGTCTGGTCGGTGTCGACCAGCACGGGCGCGCCGTAGGAGACCTGGAGCGCTCGCGCCCCGATGATGCGTGCTTTCTCGTAGCGGTTGAAGTCGGGCATACTACTGGTAGGGTGAGACCACGTCGACGAGGTCCTGGTGCGAGACGAACATCCGGCGGCAGCAGTGCCGATCCAGACCGAGGTCGTCGAGGACCGCTGCGGGGTCCTCGTCGCCCTCCTTGCTCGCGGCTCGCGCCTTGAATTCCTCCCAGTGTTCACCGATGACTTTCCCGCACGTGAAACACCGGACTGGTACCATCATGGTTTGTATACCTCAGCGGTAGGACTTCTGGTAGCGCGCCCGAGCGCCGGGCCCGCCCCACTTCTTCGGCTCCTTGCGCCGGACGTCGTTGACCAGCAGCTGCCGGTCGAACTCCATGAACGCGTCACGGAGCTCCGCGTCGTTGCGGTGCTCGACGATGCCGCGCGCGATGGCCGTTCGGACGGCGTCCGCCTGGCCGGCGTAGCCGCCGCCGTCCACGGTGACGTCGATGTCGATCTCGTCGCGGATCTCCTCGCCCGCGATGCGGAACGGCTCCAGCATCTTGAGGCGGGACATCTCCGGCTCGACGAGCTCGACGGGCGTCGAGTTGATTCGCACGCGACCTTCGCCGTCGGAGACCGTCGCGCGAGCGACGGCCGTCTTCTTCTTACCGCTCGTGTTGGTTACCATGTCTTGTTAGCCCCCAGCTCCTCGGAGACCTCTCCGAGGGTGACGAACTTGATGTTCGAGAGCCGGTCGAGCGAGGTGCCTTCGAGCACCTCGCCCTCCTCGTCGACGTGGTTGCCGACGTAGAGGCGGACGTTCTCGAACGCCTCTCGACCGCGATCCGTCTTGTAGGGTAGCATCCCGCGCACCGCGCGCTTGAAGATTCGATCCGGACGCTTCGGGTAGTACGGGCCGCTGTCCGAGCCGAGCTCGGCGCGCTTCCGGTACGTCCCGAAGACGTCCTCTTCGTTCCCCGTGATGACCGCGTCCTCGGTGTTGACGACTGCGACCGTCTTGCCGTCGAGCGCGAGCTCGGCGACGTTCGATGCGACGCGACCCATGATACAGTCACGGGCGTCGACGACGATGTCCGCGTCGAATTCTGCGGCGCTCATCGGATCACCCGGACGTTGGATCCTTCGGGGTTCTGTTCAACTGCTTGTGCCAACTGGACGACTTCGCCGTCCGCGTGCTCGATCTTCGTTTCCGCGCTGGACGAAAAGTCCACCGCGGCGACCGTCACGGACTTCCGGAGGGCACCCGAGCCGAGTACCTTGCCGGGGACGACGACTGTCTCGTCCTCGTTCGCATACCGTTCGATACGACTCAGATTCACCTCGGCGTGCGTCGAGCGCGGCTTCTCCAGCCGGCCGGCGACGTCGTGCCATACGTCCGCACCCGAATCGCGGGCGACGGACTTGAGTTGGGCGATGAGACTACTGAGTCTCGGGCTCGTCTTGCTCATGGTTCTGACTCCTGATGAGAGTATAAGGGTGTGGAGTGCAGGGAGCAGGATTTGAACCTGCGAACTCCTACGAGACAGCGCCCTGAACGCTGCGCCTTTGGCCAAACTTGGCTATCCCTGCACGCCCACTGAGAAGGCGCGGTCTTACCGACGATACACCGTTCCCGCCGCCACCTAAAGGGGCTTTCGATTGCCCCCTGCCGACGCGTACCCGTCGCTACGGGCGTCGGGCGCGCGTCGGTGGTGGTGTGGCGGGTCATGTGTTACGTCTTAGAGACTGACCTTCTCGCGTAGTTCGTCCGCGCGCATGGAGAGTGACTCCACGGCGCGGAGCACCAGTTCGTCGACGGGCATCGACCCGTCGGACTCGACGTGGAAGACGAAGGCGTTCGGGACGTCCTCGACCGTGACCTCCTTCCCCGGATACCGGTTCGTGAGGTCGTGGCCGAACTCCGAGGTGGCGACGAGCTCGTCGCCGTCCTCGATGACGCCACGGACGATGTTCGGTTCGTCTTCAGCGTACTCGGAGGCGTCGTCACCGACCTCGACGTGCTGGAGGTGGCGGTAACCGACGGCCACCCCGCCTTGGAACTTCGCGTGGTCGCGACCCCGACCGAGTTTGGCCTCGGCCTCGGCTTCCAGACGCTGCCCGTCCTTCAGCTCGATGAGGGGAATGTTCTCGTCGGCGGGTTCGACTTGCGGGTCAGAGGAGACCAGATCACCGCTGTACGCGGTCTCCGGTCCCTCCACGTCGATGGCGAGGGTGACGACGTCGTCCTCGTCGAACTCGCCCTCCGGGGTCGTCAGCGGGACGAGCCCCATGCGGAGGGCGAGCACCTCGTCGAACAGGACGCTCGAGTTCTCGACGAACCGCACGGTGTCGATGGAGAGCGTCGGGACGTCCGCGAGGATCGCCCGGCGGATGCCGTTGGCGAACGCTGGCGTGATCCCTCTGACGAGGAATCGCGCGTCGCGGTCGCCCGTTTCGATGAATTCGACGTCGAAGTCCGTTGCCATGTCGTGTGGTTAGTAACCGCTGTTCTTCGGCGGGCGGGTCCCGTCGTGGGGGATCGGGGTGACGTCCTCGATGCGGCCGATCTCGAGGCCCGCGCGAGCGAGCGCTCGGATGGTGGCCTGCGCACCGGGGCCGGGGCTCCGCTGGAGGTTTCCACCGGGGCCACGGACGCGGACGTGGACGCCCTCGATACCCTGTTCTTTCAGGTCTTCGGCGAGCTGTTCGGCCATCTGCATCGCGGCGTAGGGGGACGCCTCGTCACGGTTCTGCTTGACGACGGCACCGCCGCTGGACTTGGCCAGCGTCTCGGCGCCGGTCTCGTCGGTGACCGTGAGCAGCGTGTTGTTGAACGAGGCGTGCACGTGTGCGATGCCCCACTTGCCGTCTGCGTCGTTCTCTGCCATTGGATTACTCCTGGTTGTCGGCGCGAGCCGGGTGGAGCTCGTCGGTGAGCGGGCTCGTCTCGTCGAACGCGATGGCGTCCTCCGTGGCGACGTCGACCTTCGTCGAGGGGGCCGTAACGCGGCTCCCGTCGACCGTGACGTGGCCGTGGACGATGAACTGGCGCGCCTGCTGCGGCGTGCTCGCCAGGCCCTTGCGGTAGGCGACGGTCTGGAGGCGGCGCTCGAGGACGTCCGTCACGTCCAGCGAGAGGACCGCGTCCAGTTCGTCGGACTCACCGAGGATGCCGAGGCGGCGGAGGCGGGAGACGAACTCCTCGCCCTCCGAGCCCTCCTCGGTCACGCGACCGAGGAGTGCGCGGGCCTCTCGGCGGTAGGAACGCAGTTCGGACTGCGCTCGCCAGAGCTCCTCTTTGTTCTTCAGGCCGTAGCGCCCGAGGAGGTCGGCCTCCTCGGAGATGCGCTCGCCCTGATAGGGGTGGTTCGGCGTCTCGTAGAACTTGGTGTTCTCACCGGGAAGCGCCATTATTCACCACCCTCCTCTTCTTCTGCTGCTTCTTCCTTCAGGGCCTCGACGTTGACACCGATGGTGCCCTCCGTACGCCCGGTGGACTTCGTGCGCTGACCGCGGACCTTCTGTCCGCGCTCGTGGCGCACGCCCTTGTAGGACCGGATCATCCGCATCCGGTTAACGTCCTGATTCCGGGTGAGGGAGACGTCGTTGCCCGTGATGTGTTCGGTCTCGCCGGTGTAGAAGTCGTTCCGGCGGTTCGCCAGCCAGTCAGGAACTTCGTCGGCGAAGTTCTCCACTGCCTCGACGATGCGCTCGATCGGCTCATCGTCGAGACGGCCGAGCGTGGCGGTTCGATCCACGTCGGCGTTGGCGGCGACCACGCGGGAGACCCGGCGGCCGATGCCGTCCATCTCGGAGAGGGCGCGCTCGACGGACTTGGTGCCGTCGAGGTCGGTCTGCCCGATGCGGACGAAGTATCGGATGTCCTCCTCTTCGTCCGTCTCCGCTTGTTGTTCTTCGCTCATGGTATGGTCGATGTGTGGAGAGGCGTCGTGGCGGGGATTTGAACCCCGGAGGCGGTGAGCCACAGAGTTAGCAACCCTGCGCCTTGACCAGGCTAGGCTACCACGACCCGCTCGATGGTTACTGTCGCCCTCTCGGACTCGGGACCGAACGCCCCTACAGTGACTGCACTCTATCCGAATCACCGACCCTACTTAACTATCACGAAACGGCGGAGGCGTGCGAACGACCGACGGGGGAGCCCGGAGACGGCGGGGACGGAGGCCGTGAAGGGCCCGTGGGTGTCCCCGGCCGTCGGCGGTGGTGGAATCAGTCGTCGGCGACGACCGGGGCGTCGGCGTCGCGGGGCGCGTCGAGGTACTCCTCGTTCACCGTCCAGCCGCCCTCGCCGTCGCGAACCATGTACTCGCCGTAGTAGGGGACGCGGTTCGCGACCGTCTCGCGGAACGCGCTCGCGATCTCCTCGCGGGACATCTCGCCCATCGAGCGGAGGTCGTCGTTCCGGTTCAGACAGCCCTTCAAGTACCCTTCGTGTGTCACGCGCACGCGGTGGCAGTTCGCGCAGAACTCCTCGTTGCCGACCGGGTCGACGATTTCGACCATCCCGCCGTCGACCCAGTAGCGCTTGCGGTCGTGCATCTCCCGGACCTCCACGCGGTCGGCCTCGCCCTCGAGCCAGTCGTGGACCTTCTCGACGTCGACGGCCCACTCGGGCTTTCCCACCAGCTCGGGCATGAACTCGATGAGTTGGAGCTGGAGGCCGTCGTTCTCGGCGACGTAGTCGACCATCTCGGGCACGTAGCCCTTCGTCTGCTCGAAGAGCACCATGTTGAGCTTCACGGGGTCGAGGCCGGCCTCGACGGCGGCCTTCACCCCCTCGATGACCTGCTCGTACGCGCCGGATTGGGTGACGGCCTTGAACGCGTCGGCGTCGAGGGCGTCCTGCGAGACGTTCACGCGCTCGACGCCGGCCTCGACGAGGTCCTCGGCGCGACCGGGGAGGAAGGTGCCGTTCGTGGTGAGCGACACCTCCATGGAGTCGGGCGTCCGGCGGACGATCTCCTCGAGGTCGTCTCGGAGCATCGGCTCGCCGCCCGTGAACTTCACGGCGTCGACGCCGAACCCCTCCACGACCTCGAGGAAGCGGACGACGTCGTCCGCGCTCATCTCGTGGTCGCGCGCCGCCATCGGGCCGCGGGTGTCGCCGAGTCCCTCGTTGTGACAGTAGACGCAGTCGAAGTTACAGCGGTCCGTCAGGGAGACCCGGACCCCAGTCACTTCGCGACCGAACCCATCCTCGAGCATGCGTTACGGTCGCACGCGCGGACGGATAAGCGCGCGGGTAGGGGCGGCGGTGCGCGCTATCTGCGGCGGAGGACGCGGACGTGAGTGTCGGGCGCGCACGTGACCTGCGAGCGCGCGCTCTCACCCGCACGCCGTGCGCCCGACTCCCGGAAGCGGCGGCGCGACCGGGCGTCACAACCCTTATTCACGCGACGGCGCCTAACGACTCCATGAACGAAGCGGACGTCAAGGCCGCACTCCGCGAGGTCGAGGACCCGGACCTCGGGGACGACATCGTCTCGCTCGGCATCGTCAACGACGTCGCCGTCGAGGACGGCGTCGCGCACGTCTCACTCGCGCTCGGGACGCCGTACTCGCCGTCGGAGTCGAGCATCGCCGACCGCGTCCGTGACGCCCTCCGCGCGGAGGGCCTCGAACCCGACCTCTCCGCGTACCACCCCGAGCAGGACGCGGCGGCGGGCGAGGACGCCGTGCTGCCGAACGTGAAGAACGTCATCACCGTCGCCTCCGGGAAGGGTGGCGTGGGGAAGTCGACGGTCGCGGTGAACCTCGCGGCGGCGCTCTCGAAGCGCGGCGCGCGCGTCGGCCTCTTCGACGCGGACGTCTACGGGCCGAACGTCCCCCGGATGGTGTCGGCCGAGGAGGCCCCGCAGGCCACCGAGGAGGAGACGCTCGTCCCGCCGGAGAAGTTCGGCGTGAAGCTGATGAGCATGGCCTTCCTCACGGGCGGGGACGACCCCGTCATCTGGCGCGGCCCGATGGTCCACAAGGTGCTCACGCAGCTCGTCGAGGACGTCGAGTGGGGCTATCTCGACTACCTCATCGTCGACCTCCCGCCCGGCACGGGGGACACGCAGCTCACGGTCCTCCAGACGATTCCGGTGACGGGGTCGGTGGTGGTGACGACGCCGCAGGACGTCGCTATCGACGACGCGCAGAAGGGCCTCGAGATGTTCGGGACGCACGACACGCCCGTGTTGGGCATCGTGGAGAACATGAGCACGTTCGTCTGCCCGGACTGCGGGTCGACGCACGACGTCTTCGGGAGCGGCGGCGGC carries:
- a CDS encoding DNA-directed RNA polymerase subunit N, whose protein sequence is MMVPVRCFTCGKVIGEHWEEFKARAASKEGDEDPAAVLDDLGLDRHCCRRMFVSHQDLVDVVSPYQ
- a CDS encoding 30S ribosomal protein S4, with product MALPGENTKFYETPNHPYQGERISEEADLLGRYGLKNKEELWRAQSELRSYRREARALLGRVTEEGSEGEEFVSRLRRLGILGESDELDAVLSLDVTDVLERRLQTVAYRKGLASTPQQARQFIVHGHVTVDGSRVTAPSTKVDVATEDAIAFDETSPLTDELHPARADNQE
- a CDS encoding DNA-directed RNA polymerase subunit K, with protein sequence MPDFNRYEKARIIGARALQVSYGAPVLVDTDQTEPILIAAEEYDANALPFTVRREKQ
- a CDS encoding 30S ribosomal protein S11, whose protein sequence is MAENDADGKWGIAHVHASFNNTLLTVTDETGAETLAKSSGGAVVKQNRDEASPYAAMQMAEQLAEDLKEQGIEGVHVRVRGPGGNLQRSPGPGAQATIRALARAGLEIGRIEDVTPIPHDGTRPPKNSGY
- the rpsB gene encoding 30S ribosomal protein S2 — translated: MSENEDSEAELEEAPEDAAEVADEESETTAEVDVEQTESADDDATEAPETAAQTEDVMPDEEADLLIPVEDYLAAGVHIGTQQKTKDMERFIHRVRTDGLYVLDVSTTDERIRTAADFLENYNPEQILVTSSRQYGRFPAEKFADAVGARARTGRFIPGTLTNPKYDGYIEPDVVVVTDPIGDSQAVKEAITVGIPVIAMCDSNNSTSNVDLVVPTNNKGRRALSVVYWLLANEVLDRRGAEPSYSLEDFESEI
- a CDS encoding Mrp/NBP35 family ATP-binding protein, whose translation is MNEADVKAALREVEDPDLGDDIVSLGIVNDVAVEDGVAHVSLALGTPYSPSESSIADRVRDALRAEGLEPDLSAYHPEQDAAAGEDAVLPNVKNVITVASGKGGVGKSTVAVNLAAALSKRGARVGLFDADVYGPNVPRMVSAEEAPQATEEETLVPPEKFGVKLMSMAFLTGGDDPVIWRGPMVHKVLTQLVEDVEWGYLDYLIVDLPPGTGDTQLTVLQTIPVTGSVVVTTPQDVAIDDAQKGLEMFGTHDTPVLGIVENMSTFVCPDCGSTHDVFGSGGGEAFAEENDLPFLGSIPLDPSVRSGGDEGSPVALDDESDVGEAFRDLAASTADMTGILNRQNLR
- the eno gene encoding phosphopyruvate hydratase, producing the protein MTRIETVRLRAVLDSRGNKTVEADVLTESGGFGRAAAPSGASTGEYEAIELPVNEAIAAAREHAVPRLEGRVYAGDQREVDETLRAADGTEDFSEIGANSAVAISMAAAKAGADVLGAPLYQHLGGAFRGGNFPVPLGNVVGGGEHAQEATAIQEFLAAPVGAPSVKDAVFANAQVHAEIGDLLEERDTPAAKGDEGAWAPPISDADAFELVAEAVETVEDEVGFEIKFGLDMAAAETFEDGEYVYGDEVRSTEEQIDYVAGLVDEYDLAYVEDPLDEDAYEAFAELTDRVGDRTLICGDDLFVTNVERLEDGIEEGAGNSILIKPNQIGTLSDAFDAIELATRNGYESVVSHRSGETEDTTIAHLAVATDAPFIKTGTVQGERTAKLNELIRIADEAL
- a CDS encoding 30S ribosomal protein S9, whose amino-acid sequence is MVTNTSGKKKTAVARATVSDGEGRVRINSTPVELVEPEMSRLKMLEPFRIAGEEIRDEIDIDVTVDGGGYAGQADAVRTAIARGIVEHRNDAELRDAFMEFDRQLLVNDVRRKEPKKWGGPGARARYQKSYR
- a CDS encoding DNA-directed RNA polymerase subunit D, translating into MATDFDVEFIETGDRDARFLVRGITPAFANGIRRAILADVPTLSIDTVRFVENSSVLFDEVLALRMGLVPLTTPEGEFDEDDVVTLAIDVEGPETAYSGDLVSSDPQVEPADENIPLIELKDGQRLEAEAEAKLGRGRDHAKFQGGVAVGYRHLQHVEVGDDASEYAEDEPNIVRGVIEDGDELVATSEFGHDLTNRYPGKEVTVEDVPNAFVFHVESDGSMPVDELVLRAVESLSMRADELREKVSL
- the moaA gene encoding GTP 3',8-cyclase MoaA, which translates into the protein MLEDGFGREVTGVRVSLTDRCNFDCVYCHNEGLGDTRGPMAARDHEMSADDVVRFLEVVEGFGVDAVKFTGGEPMLRDDLEEIVRRTPDSMEVSLTTNGTFLPGRAEDLVEAGVERVNVSQDALDADAFKAVTQSGAYEQVIEGVKAAVEAGLDPVKLNMVLFEQTKGYVPEMVDYVAENDGLQLQLIEFMPELVGKPEWAVDVEKVHDWLEGEADRVEVREMHDRKRYWVDGGMVEIVDPVGNEEFCANCHRVRVTHEGYLKGCLNRNDDLRSMGEMSREEIASAFRETVANRVPYYGEYMVRDGEGGWTVNEEYLDAPRDADAPVVADD
- a CDS encoding 50S ribosomal protein L13; amino-acid sequence: MSAAEFDADIVVDARDCIMGRVASNVAELALDGKTVAVVNTEDAVITGNEEDVFGTYRKRAELGSDSGPYYPKRPDRIFKRAVRGMLPYKTDRGREAFENVRLYVGNHVDEEGEVLEGTSLDRLSNIKFVTLGEVSEELGANKTW
- a CDS encoding 50S ribosomal protein L18e; the encoded protein is MSKTSPRLSSLIAQLKSVARDSGADVWHDVAGRLEKPRSTHAEVNLSRIERYANEDETVVVPGKVLGSGALRKSVTVAAVDFSSSAETKIEHADGEVVQLAQAVEQNPEGSNVRVIR
- a CDS encoding 30S ribosomal protein S13 encodes the protein MSEEQQAETDEEEDIRYFVRIGQTDLDGTKSVERALSEMDGIGRRVSRVVAANADVDRTATLGRLDDEPIERIVEAVENFADEVPDWLANRRNDFYTGETEHITGNDVSLTRNQDVNRMRMIRSYKGVRHERGQKVRGQRTKSTGRTEGTIGVNVEALKEEAAEEEEGGE